The nucleotide sequence TTTACCGCCTTCTCCATCCGGTGATTCCTATTCTTAGCGTTAGTTTATGTGCAAATAAAAGGGGAATTTTGCGGAATCATGAATATAGTGGTCGATTCCGGAAATACATACGCCAAGATCGGGTGGTTCGAGGGACCAGAATTGCTTCGGTTCGAAACCCGGCTTACGTTTGATCAGTTGATCGACGCTGTGCGTTCTTCTTCGGTAGACAACATTCTATTTTCATCGGTGGGTAAAGATGTGGAAGAATTTCGCAGGGCGATCCAACCAAATGCTCCCGTATTGAATCTGGATAGTCAAACACCCCTCCCGATCACCAAAGATTACGAAACCCCGGCTACGTTGGGAGCCGACCGGATTGCCGCGGCCGTGGGAGCGGGTTATCTTTTTCCCAACGAAGATCTGGTTGTAATCGATATGGGTACCTGCATTACGTACGACTATCTGGATCAGGCCGCCCGCTTTCAGGGTGGGCTGATTTCTCCGGGTATGCGCATGCGATTCAAGGCGATGCATACGTTTACACAACGGCTTCCTCTGGTTGAGCCTGGACCCGCGCCAACGTTAATTGGAAAAAATACCCGCCACGCTATGCTGAGTGGCGTCATGAATGGCCTGGTTGCCGAAATCAATGGAATTATGGCGGCCTACCGTACCCAATCGCCCGCCTGCCGAGTGGTACTTTGTGGAGGTGATGTGCCGTTTTTTGAAAGTCTGTTGAAACCGCCCATCTTTGTGGTTCCGCAGCTCGTACTCATAGGATTGAACCGAATTTTACAACATAATGTCAATTTACAAAACGAATAGAACGTTCGCTACCCTTATTGGGGTTTTTATTTTAACTCATTTATTTTCAAAAACTTACGGACAAGGCCTTGGCAATTCGCCCTACACGGTTCTGGGAGCGGGCGAGTCGTACAGCGATGGGTTTGGCTCCAGCCTGGGAATGGGCGAAGCAGGGGTGAGCGTTAGTAACGGCTTCCATATCAACAACCTCAATCCGGCCCTTTGGGTGCGCAACCGATTCACTATGTATGAGTTTGGAGCCATTAGCCAGTACAAACGCATCAGCTCACCCACGGCCCAACAACGTGACTTCGGAGCCAACATTGGGTACCTTGCCCTTTCGTTGCCGGCAGCCCCCAAATGGTCCATTGGTATAAGCCTGAAACCTTACAGTTTTGTGGATTTTGAAAGCCGTACGAATGGTAAGGTACCCGGTACGATTTATAATACCTACTACTATTATTCCGGGAAAGGTGCTATCAACAAAGTATCCCTGACCAATGCCGTCGAAGTGGGCAAATACATCAGCCTGGGCCTTGAAGCCTCCTACTTGTTCGGCAACGTGCGGCGGGCCTCCGAATCCCAATTGCTTATTGGCGATGGCCGCGACTACCTGGTAAGCCGGGCGGAGCGTAACAGCTATACGGATTTTGCATTTCGGGCCGGAACCGCCATCAAGATTCCGTTGAAGCAAAACAACAAACTTAACCTGAATCTGGGGGGTACCTATAGTTTCGGCACGGATCTCAATGCCCGGCAGACCACAAGCTTCGAGTCAAGCCTGAACAGCTTTCCGGTAGGCGTATCGGACACGTTGTCCAACAACACTAAAGGAGGCATCCGACTTCCTTCCCAGTATCGGTTTGGCGCCAGTCTCGAATGGCCTTACAAACTTACTGTGGCTGTGGATTACGAACGGCAAAACTGGTCGGAATACCGGAGTTTTGCCGACTCCAATGATGGCTTGAATGATGCAGGACGCATTCATGCCGGCATTGAGTACATTCCAAAATTTTCCCTCGGCGCCCCTTATTTCCAGAAAGTCGAATACCGGCTTGGACTTACGCATGGTCAAATGCCTTATAGTCCTCCCGGCCTAAAGCTAAACGACACGAATATTAGCCTGGGGGCTTCCTTTCCATTCGGACTGGGTGGTAACTCCCTTACTCTGTCCCTTATTGGAGGAGAACGTGGAGCCATTAGTGCGCAATCCATCAAGGAACGTTATGGACGGGTAGTATTGGGCATTACATTTGCCGACCGCTGGTTCCAAAAACAAAAAATAGATTGATGCCCTGATTTTCAAGCTATTGATTTCACTTTTTATGGCGCATCAAAGAGAAAAGTACGTGTGTGCATTTCACCTGAAATTCCGATTTTTTCTCTTCGGCTATTTACTCATCCTAGCCTTTGGACTTGAATCCTGCAAAGAGAAAGAGAATCCGGAAGTAGAGCTTTACAAAGGTCCTATTGAAGAAGTGCATGACGTACAACTCTTTTATAGTGAGGCTGGAAAGCTCCGGGTTGAAGTAAAAACCCCTCTCCAATACCGGTATGCTAATGAGAACAAGGTATTTCCCGATACGGTCAACATTAATTTTTTCGACCCGACGGGTAGCCAGGTGGTTACGACGCTTCGCTCTGATTCAGGCCATTTCGACAATGCCCAAAATCTGTATATTGTGAAAGGTCACGTAATTGTGGTAAACAAACAGGAACAGCGCCGCTTGACCACCCCGGAATTATCCTGGAATCCTACCACCAAAAAGGTATTTACGGAAGAAGATGTTTCGATAAAAAATCTTTTGACTGGTTCCTATACGAACGGAAAAGGGCTAGATGCCAATCAGGATTTTTCGTACATGAGTATCCGGCGCCCCTACGGAATTTTTGACGTTGACCCCGGCATGCAATAGCCTATTATAATAGGCTCCCGTCACTACATCTGGTCAGAGCGGCAGTAACTGAGTCAATGGGCGTGTAATTCGTTTCTTTTCCCCAGGTGTTGGTAACGTACGTCACAATCTCCGCAATTTCAATATCAGTCAGTTTAGGATTCGCGGGCATCGGGCGATTGTACGTTTTGCTCCCTACCTTAATTTTACCTGACAAACCATTTTTGGTAATACAGATCAAATC is from Salmonirosea aquatica and encodes:
- a CDS encoding type III pantothenate kinase, with the translated sequence MNIVVDSGNTYAKIGWFEGPELLRFETRLTFDQLIDAVRSSSVDNILFSSVGKDVEEFRRAIQPNAPVLNLDSQTPLPITKDYETPATLGADRIAAAVGAGYLFPNEDLVVIDMGTCITYDYLDQAARFQGGLISPGMRMRFKAMHTFTQRLPLVEPGPAPTLIGKNTRHAMLSGVMNGLVAEINGIMAAYRTQSPACRVVLCGGDVPFFESLLKPPIFVVPQLVLIGLNRILQHNVNLQNE
- the lptC gene encoding LPS export ABC transporter periplasmic protein LptC; this encodes MAHQREKYVCAFHLKFRFFLFGYLLILAFGLESCKEKENPEVELYKGPIEEVHDVQLFYSEAGKLRVEVKTPLQYRYANENKVFPDTVNINFFDPTGSQVVTTLRSDSGHFDNAQNLYIVKGHVIVVNKQEQRRLTTPELSWNPTTKKVFTEEDVSIKNLLTGSYTNGKGLDANQDFSYMSIRRPYGIFDVDPGMQ
- a CDS encoding c-type cytochrome, with protein sequence MMSILKGNSIAWVFLLVLCGCQSAEELKTEQYYAEGYQLYTTQCSNCHQADGQGLADLYPPLRESTYLSRKNDLICITKNGLSGKIKVGSKTYNRPMPANPKLTDIEIAEIVTYVTNTWGKETNYTPIDSVTAALTRCSDGSLL